A window of Loxodonta africana isolate mLoxAfr1 chromosome 3, mLoxAfr1.hap2, whole genome shotgun sequence genomic DNA:
AAGTGGATGTCTGCTTTTCGACAGGGTATGGGCTTTCCATTTTGTTACAGCCCTACCTTGCAGCTCCATTAATTTTCATGAGCTGCCCAGACCCCTGGAGGCATTTCCTTTGCGATGCCTACCCTACACAGCAACTGAGAAAGTTCAGCCACCTATAGCACCCCTGGGTCGTTAAGGGTATGGATGATGATACAAATATTTTAACAACTGTAGGACCTGGGAACCCCAGTCAGGTTCTTTGAAGCCTCCTGCGGCATCAGATGGCAACCCTTGAGTTGACAGATTGTGGGGAAGTGGGACTGGAGGGGGGGCTTGCCAGAGCCAGGGTGAGGTGGACACAAGTTCTCGGGCAGGGCTGTTTGCCAGCAGATACTTTAACAGTTGGTACTGGTATAAAGTGCATGTATAGTTGCACATGGGCTGCGGTTAAGGGGGTAGGGTGGGGAAGGGCAGTGGCAAAGTGAAGTAAGGGCTGACCCCTTGCCCATGTCATAGTGCCCACCGGGTCACAATGACACCAGGTTGCCTGAACCTCTGCCACTCATCTCTGAACCTCACTTTGCCGCAGGGAGGCACTGAACTGAGAAACTGCCTTGTAACAGGTCACGCCCCCCTGTTTATTCCCTTTCTTATATCAAGAAGGGAAAAACACGGAACTACCTCTACCCGATCTGGTCCCCATACGCCTATTACCTGTACTGCTACAAATACCGGGTCACCCTCCGGGAGAAGATGCTGCCGTGTTGTTGTAAAAGGTACTTGTTTTCATCTCTACTTGTGGTTGTTTGTTTAaattgtaaggaaaaaaaaaaagttcaaataaCTTCTCAGGTGCAAGAGATGATAAGCAAAATAGGGTGGAAGACTGGCATGGAACTTTAGAATTTTCTATCTGTCTGGCCTGAGAAAACAGACACAGGCTGGTCTACCCAAGATACTAAAGATGCAGTGTCAGAGTTTGGTTTGTGAAAGTATGAACCTTCCCCCATCCCAGATCCTGAAATAAACTAACTTGGGCCTCTTTTTTCTGATCAGCATCACTTATAGGGAACGGGAGGATCTGACACTCCGTCCCCGTTCCTGCCTTCAGTGCTCCTGAGTCCCTAGTAGGTCTCCAGGTGGGCAGAAGCACTGATCAGGGTGACCAAAACCAGCTTAAAGAATTGTATTCGGTAAGTGGACTGTGGGTTGGTGCTGGGAAAAGGGAGCTCCTTGcttgtacagtgaaacctgtgagagctggaactcgatgggactgcctttgTTTTTCCCAGTCTCACAAGTTTTACGCCTCTGACGGGGGGCGGTCTTAccatttttccattgtctctattagtgaaaaatatttgagttgtccttttctgacaggtttctgccttacacaggttccagctttggcaggttttactgtaagATGATACCTTGTGGAGGGAGCGATATTAGCTAGTTGGAAAATGAACCACAGAAAGTTAAGAGCTAGATGGGATCTTGGCGTTCATGTGTAAAAGCTACTTGTTATATAGACAAGAATTCTGGTCCAGAAATCTTAAGTCAAGGCCATACCAAACTAAATGCcaagcccattgccttcgagtggattccgactcatacatagcaagtctataggacagaggagaacttccccatagggtttccaagactgtaatctttatggaagcagactgccacatctttctcccatggagcagctggtgggtttgaactgctaactttttggttagcagccgagtgctcaaccactgcaccaccagggctcccaaggccATACAGCTGGTGGTAAAAGCAGGACAGGAAGAGGGGAATTGGGAGCAAAGTAGAGCAGTTCAGTAAGACTTTTGGGACACAAAGTTATTTAGATGCTAAGCTGGGACTAGAACCCAGAACTCCTGTGCTTGTCCTTGTATTTTGTTACAATAATATGCCTGGTCATGACGCCGacattttaaatgagaaaaagggaGAACTTAGAGAAAACCCACATGATGAAAAAAAGTGGACAAGTGTTATCAGTGAGAATAGACGGTGCACATTTGTTTGATGAGTAAGAGGAAACACGGCTGATTTAAATGCTTGTAAGCTTCTGAGACGTTAGTGTACCCCTGGGGCTAGGTTAGCAGGCTGTAATACTGAGTCTACTCAATTCCAGATTGAGTTGGATATCAAGAACTCCGTAATAGGGAAGTCTGTTAGGTCCCAGAACTAAGGGATATTACTGAGTCTCCCCCAGGCTCCCCATCAGCCCCTTCCTCACCTCCACAGGCACACACAAATCTGCCCGAGACCAGATTCAGAGGACTAGATGAGCACAGACGGAGATCATTCCTCTCATGTTTACTCCTGACCTCCTCCAGGCTGGGAACCTGACAGTGCTAGCTACTGACCCCCTGCTCCACCAGGACCCGGTGCAGTTAGACTTCCACTTCCGCCTGACCCCCCAGACCTCTGCCCATTGGCACGGCCTCCTCTGTGACCATCGGCTCTTCCTGGATATCCCTTATCGGGCCTTGGATCAAGGCAACCGGGAAAGGTGACTGAGCCTGGATGGGAGAGTgggagagaagggggagggatTTCACCCTTCTATCATATCACAATCAGGTAGTGGGTATACTGAACACTGGGGGTGATTCAGAAGCTGGACACATGCAAACCAACTGACATGCATACAAGCCTGTGAACTGAGCTGGGGCCTGGGGTTCAAGGGATACAGTCTATGGGAGGTTGCTGGACTCAAATTCACAAACACAGAAGTGGGAATCCACATACAGTTGAGAACAGAGTGTCTTCCAGCTGTTTGCCTTTATAGAGCAGTACCCTCACCCCAAATCTCTCATGGCTTGGCTGTTAGTCCAGTAGTGTACAATCCCTTGGCTTCAGAGAAAAATCTACCAAAACCAGTTTGGCAACTTCCATTTCCTTCCTTGGGTAGAAAGTAAAAATTGGCCAAAAAGATTTCTTCTGCTCCAAGTAAGTGTTCTTCTGGATTCTGCGTTGGCCAAACATTTCATTAACTGTTATTTTTCTCTCTGGCCCCCAGTTTGACCGCAACACTGGAGTACGTGGAGGAGAAGACCAATGTGGACTCTGTGTTTGTGAACTTCCAAAACAATCGGAATGATAGAGGTGGGGATCTACTGTCCTTCTTTGCCCACAGTGCTGAGGCAGCTGGTGGTTCCTTGTCATTTGTGGGAGACCCTCTTCTCTGCATTCTTTAAACATATTGGGTGTTTGAGGGATGAAGGCACCTAGCATTCTGTTCATTCAAGTTACAACCAGACTATCAGGAGGCCCGTATAGGTAGTTTGAGACCAGACTGAAGGCGTGCCGGTGAAGTGACAGAATCCATTCAAGGGGTGTGGTTAGAAGGGTAGATAGGATCTCAAATGTATCAAGCATAAAGCCAAGAACTTAGAAATATATTCAACTAGATGCTTGAAGCATATATTATAGAGACCACAACCTCCTCCCTTAAGTTTATATTTTTGGATATAAAACAAAGGATGGTCAACAACCATTCATAAGtaatagtgtttaagagctgacTATGTCATCATtgtgtgaagcatttcataaacctctcatttaatcttcaattGTGAGGGTCTATGATCCCTGTTTTTCAAACGGGAACACTGAAGTTCCGAAGGGTTAACTTGTAAAACGTTACAAAGCCAGCCTGAGTCTAGGTCTTTTTGACTCAAGAGCATGTGATCGAAATCCCTGTACTAAACAGCTTCTCCTACAGCTGTTCCCTAGTGGAAGAGACCAATCTCTAGGGGAACAGATGTACTGAGCGCCAAAGAGTGTTCCAGTAATTTGTTCTCTCCTTCTTTTACAGGTGCCCTGCTGCGGGCCTTCAGCTACATGGGCTTTGAGGTGGTCAGACCAGATcaccctgccctccctccctgggACAATGTCATCTTTATGGTGTACCCCCTTGAAAGGGACCTCGGCCACCCACCCAGTAAGCCTCCCTGAACATGCGTATTCCTACTGTGTGAGGGGCTGAGAGCCTTGACATGGGAACCAGGAGCCCAGGATGTGATTTAGGACACCTTCCTCCATCCTAGGAATAAAGGGTAGTGCAGTCCTCCAGTGTTCACTGTTTCTTGGGGGGCAGTGGCGTTGGCTGTAATGGAACATAAGCCTTACAGAGCTGAATTGTAGGATAAGCACTAACTAATTACCTGAACCAGAGAGGGAAGGGATCCAAGGGTTTTGGGTTCCCTTTGCCTTCACCTCTGCCCCAAAGCCATTTCCCTATTTTATTCAATaatcatttactgagcacctcccAAGGGCAAGGACCAAGTGTTAAAGGATTCAAAAAGGCTACAGTCTCGTTGGGATGTTTAGGTCCATACAGTAAGAGTTCAAATTGGAAACAAGTGTGAATTCCTTCTCTCTGGATGGAAAGGAAACCAGGGAGGGTTTCATGGACCCCTCAGCTTTTTGGCTCAACGAAGGATTTCAACAGACAAAACAAGAATGAAGTAGTATAGAAGAGGATACTGCAGTGCAGGAAGAGGACAGGGTTGTACTGGAAGAATGACAAGCAGTTCATCAGTACTGGATGTAAACTGACCAGACTGAAGGGCCATATTGAATAGATTTTTACACACAGCAGGGTAACAAGCTGCAGCTAGGAATGAGACACTATTCATTTTCCAAAGCAGAAGTCCTAGCATTTATATCCGAGGGATCTCTGCGAGTAAAGGCTTCCCAAGGAACTGAAGAGGCTGGGGACTAAGTGGCCTCACAACACTATTGTGGAGCAGCTCCAATCCCAGGGCAGAGCATGCTTCAGTAAGTTCAGATCACGGCAGCCAAGGCCCAAAATGTCAAGTCAATGGAAGCTACCTGTTGATTTCTACAAAACTACATGAGCTACTCAACAGAGCTGCTCCTGCACTACAGACTTTCTGTTACTAGGTACTGAGGTTTTTCTGAGAAAATAAAACCCACTGTGACTATGAGAAAATATAGTTGCTATGTAGTACAAAGgtggtagttgttgttaggtgccatccagtcggttccaactcatagcgaccctatgtataacagaacgaaacactgcctagtcctgcatcattttcacaattgttgctatgtttgaggctattcttgcagccactgtgtcagtctacctcactgagggtcttcctctctttcactgaccgtctaccaagcatggtgtcctcctccagggactggtccctcctgataacatgtaaaagtacatgagatgaggcCTCACtaccctcatttctaaggagcattctggctgtacttcttccaagacaaatttattcattcttctggcagtccatggtatatattcaatattctttgcaaacaccataattcacaggcatcatttcttctgtcttctctattcattgtccagcttttacatgtatatgaggcaactgaaaataccatggcttgggtcaggcccgccttagtcctcaaagagacatcttttctttttaacactttaaagaggtcctttgcaggagatttgcctaatgaaatgcatcatttcatttcatgactgctgcttccatgggtgttgattatggatccgcgtaaaatgaatccttgacaacctcaatttttcctccatttatcatgatgttgcttattggtccagttgtgacaatttttctttatgttgaggtgtaacccatactgaaggctgtagtctttgatcttcatcagtaagtgcttaaactGCTCTTCACTtagagcaagcaaggttgtgtcatctgtgtatcacacattgttaatgagttttcctccaatcctgatgccccattcttcttcatatactccagcttatcagattatttgctcagcatacagactgaataagtatggtgaaaggatacaatccctgatgcacgcctttcttgattttaaaccatgcagatcCCCTTGTTCTagtcaaatgactgcctcttggtttatgtacaggttttgcatgaacacaattactatccctagatttaaaaaaaaagatcctgcATAAGGCATTCTTATATGCTAACTTTAAATGTTTTCCAGTTTATGGAAGTCCTAgacagcaataagacaagaaagagaaataaaaggtatccatatcagaaaggaagaaataaaactatttgcagatgacatgagccTATGcatagaagaccctaaagattccacaagaaaactaatagaataATTTAGCAATGTTGCAGGGTATAagaccaacacacaaaaatcagctgggttcctTTACAGTAACCAAGACtactccaaaaaagaaatcaagaaaacaataccatttacaatagcccccaaattaataaaatacctagaaattacCTAACCAGGTACATAGaagacttacacaatgaaaattataaaacactactataaGAGACTAAAAAATGTAAAGACATCTGTGCTCAAGGATTAGAAGacaatatagtgaaaatgtcaattccacctaaagcaatctatagatacaatgcaatcctgatacaaaccccaaaaacattctttactgaaatggaaaaactaatgatcaacttcatatggaaaggaaagaaacccggaatagccaaagcaatgctgaagaaaaagaacaaagcaggaggcctcacactccctgataccaaaacataCCATACAGCCACtgaaatcaaaacagcctggtattggttcaatgaTAGTCACGTAGacaagtggaacagaattgagaactcagaactAAATCCAAACacctatggacaactgatttttgacaagggttaAAGTTCACTCAGTGGGGCAGAAACAGTCTAATAAATGGTGCTCACAAAACTGGATATTCACCtacagaaaatgaaacaggacccttgcctcacaccatacacaaaaactaactcaaagtggatcaaagacctgaatgttAAACCTaataccataaaattcttagaagacaacatagggagaaaactatggaacctaatcttttgtaaaaataggataacaaacattacaacaaatgcatgaatagacgataacaaaaacataaatgggacctcttaaagattaaaaacctatgcttatcaaaagactttattaaaagagtaaatagacaacccacagactgggaaaaaatcttctgGAAATGACTTATCTgataaagatctaatctctaaaatctatagaaaactacaacaactcaactacaaaaagacaaacaacccaatcacaaaatgggcaaaggacatgaacagaccgTCACCAATGAGGACATCCAAGGAGCcaacaaacatataaaaaaaaatgttcacgatcaacagccattaccccattgccattgagtcaattctggctcacaatgaccctatagaacagagcagaactgccttataaggtttctaaggagtggctggtggattcaaactgcccaccttttggttagcagctgagctcttaaccactgcaccaccagggctccatccattagccattagagagatgcaaatcaagactacaatgagatgccatcttatccttgcttaaaaatggcactgataaacAGGTAACCAATgttgaggatgtggggagattggaacccttatccactgctggtgggactgtacaatggtacaaccactttggaaaacggtatggtgcttcctttaaaaactagaaacagaactaccctatgactcagcaatcccactccaaggtatataccctaaaccgaacaaaaccaaacccactgttgagtcgattctgactcatagtgaccctatggaacaaaacagaattgccccatagggtttccaaggaatggctggtggatttcaactgccgaccttttggttagcagccatagtagctcgccgtagctcttaaccactgcaccaccagggctcccatggtatataccctaaaaaaaaaaaatatatatataccctagagatctaaaaATAATGATGGGAAcagacatgcacacctatgttcactgctgctttattcacaatagcaaataaatggaaataacctaagtgctcataaacagatgagtgaataagcaaattgtggtacatacatacaatggaacactatgcaaagataaagaacaatgatgagcaCAAGAAACATtctataacatggatggacctggagagCATAATACTAAGCACATaaggacaagtattatatgaTCTCTCTCTTATAAGAAGACAAAAACATTATATAGAGAGACCAATGTTCACTGGTGGTTTCCAgagagaggaaggggaggggaaagtATGCTTTAGGCTGTAGAGATTTGTCATTTCTGGTGACGGGAAAAGTGGCAGCAAAGGTAGTTGCAGTGGCCATGGCACAATCAAAGGAAAAATGAGCGAGCACAATGGATGGGTACAGACACGAAGAGAATGTTAAcaaattatgataaatgtaactaatgtcaatgAACAATCTGTGTGGAAACTGCCAAAAGGGAATCTaacctgctgtgtaaactttcttTAAAAGCTCAATTAAAAAGAAAGTTTTCCAGTTTATCTTgcttggttctttaaaaaaaaaaaaaaaaaaggccattgcCATTTTCAACTACCCACACAAGTACacacttaaaatatttaaagtaccTTCAACATTCCCATTGGATTCTCACAATAGTGTCAGAAATGGAAAGATGCTGTAGGGAAAAGGGCCATGTAGAGAAAAGTCTCACAGTTTATCGTAGAGTGGGGATCCATGCCTAGACCCAAATTTCTGGAATTCTAACTCAGGCCTTTTCCTCCAAATAGTTTACGTGGGGTCTTATTTACACAGCCTAAACTGAAAAGTAGGTTtaatgctggtggtgcagtggttaagcatttggctgctaaccaaaaggttagcagttcgaatccaccagccactccttggaaaccttatagcgCAGTCGTCCTGTGGGAtactgtgtcctgtggggtcactatgagctgcaatcaccttg
This region includes:
- the OAZ3 gene encoding LOW QUALITY PROTEIN: ornithine decarboxylase antizyme 3 (The sequence of the model RefSeq protein was modified relative to this genomic sequence to represent the inferred CDS: deleted 1 base in 1 codon), with the translated sequence MVWYHEVCSSPWSRPPVYSLSYIKKGKTRNYLYPIWSPYAYYLYCYKYRVTLREKMLPCCCKSITYREREDLTLRPRSCLQCSESLVGLQVGRSTDQGDQNQLKELYSAGNLTVLATDPLLHQDPVQLDFHFRLTPQTSAHWHGLLCDHRLFLDIPYRALDQGNRESLTATLEYVEEKTNVDSVFVNFQNNRNDRGALLRAFSYMGFEVVRPDHPALPPWDNVIFMVYPLERDLGHPPSKPP